In the genome of Gemmatimonadaceae bacterium, the window TGTAATCGCCCTTGTAGTCGACCATCGCCTGCAGCCGGAAGCGGTGCTGCAGGAAATCGAAGCCGTTCGTGAGGGCGACCTCGTACACGGGCAGCGGATTGCCGAGGTACGCGGCCGTGTCGCCGACGACGATCTCGCTGTTGGCCGGTGTCGCGCTGTACGCGATGATCCCGTCGTTGTTCTTGTCGTCCCAACCGAGCAATGGTCGCGACCACCAACCGTTGAGCGGATAGCCTTCGCGATCCTGCTGGGTGCTGCTGTTGATGATGTTCGGCACACCGCCGAGGCTCACCAGCTTGTTGAAGTTCGACGACCCGCTGACGGTGACGTCCCAGCCGAGGCTCGAGCGTTGGAGGAGCACGGTGCTGAGGAGCGCCTCCCACCCGGTGTTGCGCACTTCGCCAAGGTTCTCGAAGCGCGTCGTACTGCCGGTGCCCAACGAGGGAGGCAGCACACGGCTCACGAGGGCGTCGCGGGAGATCTTGTTGTAGTACGTGATTTGGGTGTTGACCTTACTGTGCCAGAAGGTTGCGTCGAAGCCCGCTTCGAGCTCGGTTGAACGCTCCGGCTTCAGGTTGCTGTTACCAAGCGCACTGAAGACGACGCCAGGCACCTCACCGGATTCACCCAGCGTTCGTGTCGCCGAGTAGTACGGCACGGCATCGATCGTCCCCGGTTGCACGCCCGACGCGCCGTAGGCTGTGCGAAGGCGCAACTCGTCGAGCCAGCCAAAGCGCGGGAAAAACCCTTCCTGAGAAAGGATCCACGAGGCGGACAGCTTGGGATAGAACACGGTCTTGAAGTCCGCGCCGAACGCGCTGTTGCGATCGGAGCGAATGGCGCCGGTCACAAAGAGACGATCGCGGAAGGATACCTGCTGCTCGATGAAGCTGCCGAGCGTGCGCGTCTCGTCGGTGGATTCGTCCGCGAGCTTGACGGCGGCACCGGTGACGGTGACACCCCCAGGCGGGAGTTGGTCGCCTTCCGTTCCGTTGCGATCGAAGATGGTGCGCGTGAACTGAACGCCGACCGTTGTCTTGGAACCGAAGGCCTCGGTGAGCTGCTTCGTTGCCGTCGCGGCCGCGTCGAGCGTGTAATCGAAGAAATTCGTGCGGTTATCGATCTTGTAACCAAGCCGCGTGGTGCCGACATCCGGGCAATTCTGGAATCGGCAGAGCTGCGTGTCGCGGCGATCGATGAAGTCGAGACCGAAGGTGCTGCGGAGCGCGAGCCAGTCGCGCGGACGCCAGTTCGCGCGCGACGAGCCGATGAAGCGTTGAATGGCCTGCTCCGTCTCCTGCTGGTAAATGTCGCGCGGCGTCGCGGCGCGCCAACCGAACAGCGTGTCGCCGGCCGCGTTCAGATTGTACTTGAATCCGGGGCCGCCGTAGATGTTGGTCGCGATGCCGAGGACGCCGGAGTCGTCGCTCTCGGGCAGCCGAAGGGCTTCCTGGATATACCCGCCACTGATGGAGACGTCCGCGTTAGGCGACAGCGTCACGTCGACGTTGGCCCGCGCGGTTTCTCGACCCAGGTGGCTCGGACTGCGCTGGCGGTCAGTCAGAACGAGGCCATGACTTGCCAGGTAGCGATTATCGAAGTCGGGGACTTTCGTCGGCCCATCTTCGTCCTCCCATTCGCCATGCAGGAAATAGCGGATCGCTTCCGATCCGCCGCCGACCTGCAATGCATGTTGTTGGCGATAGCCGATGCCGAAGGGCGTGGACTCGGGATCTTTCGTCAAGTTGTAACTCGTGACGCTATCCTGGGTGCAGATACCAGCAGCCACCTGGCTGAGCACGCATTGAACGGTGTTCGAGGGGCTGGACGTCGTCGCCGACGTGGTTCCCGTTCGCCAGCCCCAGTACGCGATCGGATACGGATTGTGATCGGTGATGAAGGTCTGTTGCGTGGAGTAGTTCCACTGCGGACGACCGGCGATGCCGCGCTTCGTCGTTATGACGACGACGCCATTCGCGGCGTCGGTTCCGTACAGTGTAGATGCCGAGGGGCCCTTGACGACCTCGATCGACTCGATCTCTTCAGGATTTATGTCGTTGATGCGAGCCGGCGTCGTTCCGCCCACACTCACCGACGACGATCCCGTGGTGCCTTCAACCCGAACGCCGTCGACAATGTAGATCGGGTTGTTCGAGAGCGAGAGTGAGCTGGTGCCGCGGATGCGAACGCGAACACCAGCGCCAGTTTGCGTCCCCTCGAAGACGGTGACACCAGGGGCTCGTGAGGTGAGGAGATCGGCAGCATTGTTGACGGTGCCGGTCGCGACGATGTTGGCCGCCGGTACCTGCGCGATGTCATTGCCGACCTCGTTGCGCGCTTGCTGGCCGGTGGCCGTCGTGACGACCGGATTCAGCGAGACCGGCACCGGCTGCATCTGAAAGTTCTCCGTCGCCGTCTGCCCAACGGCAACCGTAACCGATCGCCGGATCTCGCCATAGCCGACGCGGAGCGCGCGCACTTCAAACCTGCCGGCCGTGACGCCGCGGATCGCAAACTGGCCGTCGTTATTGGTTTGAGCGCCGAGGATAGTGCCGACGACATTGATCTGCGCGTTCGCGAGCGGCTGACCGGTCGGCGCGTCCGTGACGCGCCCGGTGATCGTCGTTTGCTGTCGCGTTTGTGCCGAGCTGCCAACGGAGATCGTTGCCAGCAAAGCGGTAACGATCGCGACCATATACGATCTTCGCGTACCCATGACGACCTCGTTATGAGTTGCCTGATGAGCGGCAAGGGAGCCGGACGGGATGGGTAACCTAACGGTGGGCCAAACGGCCGCAACCGCCCGCGGCGTGACCCGCGGGCCATTGCTCGTCCTTATAACTACCGCTCTCAGCGCGCAGCGTTGAGAGCCTCGGCCACCTGACTAACAAGCGTGGCCTCCCGAATGAGCGCCGCCGCGACGCGCGCGATCTCGCCATTCACTGATCCCCATTGGCCCTGCTCGATTGCCTCACGAACGCCTGGCATCGTCTTGACGCCGTAACCCGTGTAGTAGCCCGGGGCGTACAGCAGGTGCGTGTACCAGCTTCGCTTTGCTAGCCCCTCGGGCGACGTTAACGCCCGCTCAGCCTGCAGCAGTCGCTCATTCAGCGCCTTTAGTGTCGACGCACCGGCGGTTCCGGCCTGCACGACGCCGCCACGCTCGACCCATTGGTTGTAGACCTTCTCGTAATGCTGCGCGGCCCGGTTGAGCGAGTCGACGGCGTTCAGCAGTGGAGCGAATTCGAGCTGCGGAGCTCGCGCCTCGACCGCGGGCGCGCGCGTTGGCGTACGGGGATCGCTTGTCGCGGCAAAGAGATTCTCGTCGATCTCCCGATTTCGCTCGGCAATCTCGTTTGCGCGCGTCTCGCGAAGGTGCTGCAACTCGGTCACGTAGCGCTGCGCCGTCTCGGCGAGGTTAGTGAAGGCAAACGGCAGCACATCGGCATCCGCAAGACGCATCACGGCCTGGCCGACCACCTGCGAAAGGGCGCGGCCGTAGACGAAGCTCGTGTCGCTGAAGTGCGTGTACCAGTAGAAGTCGTCGTAGATCGAGTGATAGATGCCGCTCTTGTCCTCGCCGCCGTAGGCGAGGTCGAGCGACGCGATGCCAAGGTGTTGAAGGAACGGCGTGTAGTCCGAGCCCGAGCCGAGCGCACCGATGCGCAGATCCTCGCGCTCGCGTGCGTCGCGTCGCGCTTCCGGCGTGCCGCGCGCAATCGCAGCGAGTTGATTTCGCTTCCACGAGCTTACGCCCGCCTCGGGATCGGTGACGTCCTTCGCCACGCCGTTGATGAACTTCTCGAGGGAATGTGAGCCCTCGACGTTGAGGTACCCCCGGTCATTGGAGTCGCTGTTCAGGTAGGCAACCGCATGTTGACGGAGCTCGTCAGCGTGAGCTTCGGCCCATTCCGTGGATCCGAGCAGGCCCGGCTCCTCGCCATCCCATGCCGCGTAGATGATCGTCCGCTTCGGACGCCACCCTTGCTTGTACAGTTCGCCTAACGCGCGCGCTTCCTCGAGCTCGGGGACGAGACCGGAGATCGGATCCTCGGCGCCGTTGACCCATGCGTCGTGATGGTTGCCGCGGATCACCCACTCGTCGCTCTCCGTCGTTCCGGGGAGCCGTGCGATGACATCGTTGAGTGTCTTCAGACTCCACTCTGACTTGACGTGGAGGTGGACGCGTGCCGCGCCGGGGCCGAAGCGATAGGTGATCGGCAGACCGCCGCGCCACGGCTGCGGCACGACGTCGCCCGTGAGCGCCGCGAGGAGCGGCTCGGCGTCGCCGTACGAAAGGGGCAGCACGGGAATCTTCGTGATCGTCGGCGCCTCGGCCACCGTATAACGCTTCGCGTCTTTTGTTGCTCCGACACCCGGAGTCAGTGGATCTCCGGGGTAGGTTGGCATGTCGGCGACGCTGCCTCGTTGCACGCCATCGCGTGGCCGCATCGGACCTTTGGGAAACACGTCGCCATCGGCGTAGCCGTCGTCGCGCGGATCGGAGTAGATGAGGCATCCGATCGCGCCGTGCTCGGCGGCGACCTTCGGTTTGATGCCACGCCACGAGCCGCCATACTTCGCGATCACGATCGCCCCCTTTACCGAGACGCCGTGTCTTTCGAGCTCTTCGTAGTCGGCGGGGACGCCGAAGTTCACGAAGACGAGCGGACCCGTGACGTCGCCGTCGATCGAGTACGCGTTGTACGACGGAAGCTGCTCGTCGTGCTGCCCCGACGTGGGATCACCGGGGACGGTCGGCTCCTGCAACTTGGCCTTGAAGATCGTCGGCGCCACGAGCTCGACAAGGCGCTCTTTCGGCGTCGGGAAGAGGACGTCGAAATTCTCGATCTCCGCTTGCCAGCCAAACGAACGAAACTGGTCGCGCAACCATTCGGCGTTGACCTTGTTATACGGCGAGCCGACGTGATGCGGGCGAGCCGAAAGGCGCTGCATCATGCTGCGCAAGCGCGCCGGATCGGGAATCGCACGGAATTTTCCTTCCCAATCGCGCTCGATGCGCGAGGATTCGGGCGAGAAACCGCGAAGGGTGTCGGGGGAGGGAGCTCGCGGGCTGAAGGTCACGCCGCCTGCGGCGAGCGCGAGGGAGGCTACAAAGGCACGCATCGTTTTTCCGGGAGCGAAGAGGGAATGATCAAGATGGCGAGGCGACCATAGTCGCGGAACAGCACCTGCACAACCGCGCGCCGGCCCAACGTCCAGGACGCCTCGACAGTAATAGGTCCAACGAACTCACCAGAACGAGGAACGAGGTGCTCGCACAGTCTCTGATTCACTGGCCGCAGCCGATCACGGAGTACATCGGATTCATTGGTTCCTTTTTCCCTGCGGGCGCGATTGGATTTCGTTTCGCGGTGCTTCGCGGAGTACTGACACGTGGAGAACAGTCCGGGATGGTTGAAACGCGGCAGCGTCTGCTTGCGGAGGCGGCGCGGCGCGCGGCAGCCATCGGGTTGATTGGAACGATCGTCGCCGCGGCCCTTCTATGGTATCAGCTGCCCGGACTCGCGGCGCGACGGCATTCCACGGTCGCGCAACTGGTGGCGCAGAACGCCGGTGTCGAGCTGCAGATCGGCTTCTTTGTGGTCGCGCTGGTTGGATTCGTGCTCGCGCTGCGCGGAAGCAGAGTCGGGTGGTGGTTGGCCGCGATCGGATTCGTGTGCGGACTGTTGAGAAATGCATTCCTCGCGCAATGGGGCGGGCTCACGAATCCGCTGCACGTGCTCGCCGGAGGTCTCTGGATCGGAACGCTGTTCGTGATGCTCGCTGCCGGCATTTCTGTGGTGCTGAACAACGAATTGGCGCTCGACCAGCGCGGCCCGATCATCTCGGATATGGTGTATTCGTTTTCGCCCCTCGCCTTGGGTGCGGCCCCCGTGCTCGTGTTGTTCGGCATCATCATCGCGTGGAAGCATCTCCACGTGCTGTCGAACTTGTGGATGTCGCCGTACGGGCAGACGTTGATCGTCAAGCTGTGTCTCGTGGCACTGGTGTTCGCGCTCGGCGCGTGGAACTGGCGGCGGCAAAAACCGACGTTGGGTAGCGAGAGCGGGGCGCTCGCGATTCGGCGCTCGGCGACGATGGAAGTCGCGGTCGCGGCGCTGGTGTTAGCGGCGACGGCGGTGCTGTTGAGCATTCCAGCGCCGCGCGTGAAGAAGCCGGCCGCGCCCGTGGCGCCT includes:
- a CDS encoding SusC/RagA family TonB-linked outer membrane protein translates to MGTRRSYMVAIVTALLATISVGSSAQTRQQTTITGRVTDAPTGQPLANAQINVVGTILGAQTNNDGQFAIRGVTAGRFEVRALRVGYGEIRRSVTVAVGQTATENFQMQPVPVSLNPVVTTATGQQARNEVGNDIAQVPAANIVATGTVNNAADLLTSRAPGVTVFEGTQTGAGVRVRIRGTSSLSLSNNPIYIVDGVRVEGTTGSSSVSVGGTTPARINDINPEEIESIEVVKGPSASTLYGTDAANGVVVITTKRGIAGRPQWNYSTQQTFITDHNPYPIAYWGWRTGTTSATTSSPSNTVQCVLSQVAAGICTQDSVTSYNLTKDPESTPFGIGYRQQHALQVGGGSEAIRYFLHGEWEDEDGPTKVPDFDNRYLASHGLVLTDRQRSPSHLGRETARANVDVTLSPNADVSISGGYIQEALRLPESDDSGVLGIATNIYGGPGFKYNLNAAGDTLFGWRAATPRDIYQQETEQAIQRFIGSSRANWRPRDWLALRSTFGLDFIDRRDTQLCRFQNCPDVGTTRLGYKIDNRTNFFDYTLDAAATATKQLTEAFGSKTTVGVQFTRTIFDRNGTEGDQLPPGGVTVTGAAVKLADESTDETRTLGSFIEQQVSFRDRLFVTGAIRSDRNSAFGADFKTVFYPKLSASWILSQEGFFPRFGWLDELRLRTAYGASGVQPGTIDAVPYYSATRTLGESGEVPGVVFSALGNSNLKPERSTELEAGFDATFWHSKVNTQITYYNKISRDALVSRVLPPSLGTGSTTRFENLGEVRNTGWEALLSTVLLQRSSLGWDVTVSGSSNFNKLVSLGGVPNIINSSTQQDREGYPLNGWWSRPLLGWDDKNNDGIIAYSATPANSEIVVGDTAAYLGNPLPVYEVALTNGFDFLQHRFRLQAMVDYKGDYKTYNNSERIRCLSRNNCAGYIYRGSSEFDQARVAAGRDNPAKTVAGFIEDGDFIRFRELSLTFNAPERWASKYFRGRSLAITGAVRNLGILWTKYTGVDPEAYGTTGDAPSSFQAFAPPRYVTLRLNLGL
- a CDS encoding transferrin receptor-like dimerization domain-containing protein, translated to MRAFVASLALAAGGVTFSPRAPSPDTLRGFSPESSRIERDWEGKFRAIPDPARLRSMMQRLSARPHHVGSPYNKVNAEWLRDQFRSFGWQAEIENFDVLFPTPKERLVELVAPTIFKAKLQEPTVPGDPTSGQHDEQLPSYNAYSIDGDVTGPLVFVNFGVPADYEELERHGVSVKGAIVIAKYGGSWRGIKPKVAAEHGAIGCLIYSDPRDDGYADGDVFPKGPMRPRDGVQRGSVADMPTYPGDPLTPGVGATKDAKRYTVAEAPTITKIPVLPLSYGDAEPLLAALTGDVVPQPWRGGLPITYRFGPGAARVHLHVKSEWSLKTLNDVIARLPGTTESDEWVIRGNHHDAWVNGAEDPISGLVPELEEARALGELYKQGWRPKRTIIYAAWDGEEPGLLGSTEWAEAHADELRQHAVAYLNSDSNDRGYLNVEGSHSLEKFINGVAKDVTDPEAGVSSWKRNQLAAIARGTPEARRDAREREDLRIGALGSGSDYTPFLQHLGIASLDLAYGGEDKSGIYHSIYDDFYWYTHFSDTSFVYGRALSQVVGQAVMRLADADVLPFAFTNLAETAQRYVTELQHLRETRANEIAERNREIDENLFAATSDPRTPTRAPAVEARAPQLEFAPLLNAVDSLNRAAQHYEKVYNQWVERGGVVQAGTAGASTLKALNERLLQAERALTSPEGLAKRSWYTHLLYAPGYYTGYGVKTMPGVREAIEQGQWGSVNGEIARVAAALIREATLVSQVAEALNAAR
- a CDS encoding CopD family protein; translation: MLAQSLIHWPQPITEYIGFIGSFFPAGAIGFRFAVLRGVLTRGEQSGMVETRQRLLAEAARRAAAIGLIGTIVAAALLWYQLPGLAARRHSTVAQLVAQNAGVELQIGFFVVALVGFVLALRGSRVGWWLAAIGFVCGLLRNAFLAQWGGLTNPLHVLAGGLWIGTLFVMLAAGISVVLNNELALDQRGPIISDMVYSFSPLALGAAPVLVLFGIIIAWKHLHVLSNLWMSPYGQTLIVKLCLVALVFALGAWNWRRQKPTLGSESGALAIRRSATMEVAVAALVLAATAVLLSIPAPRVKKPAAPVAPVPNATAGQPSH